AAATACACATCATGAGGTGAGAAACTGTTGAGAAGTACAGATATGGATGTGTGATTAGTCCTGAAGAGTTATTGAGCCATGTCCATTCTGATTGGTTTAGGAGCTCTgcggaaaaacaaacaaaaacaaaaacaaggttaCGTGATTTCAACATGTCAGACTAATGGTGAATTGACATGtgagaaaataaaaactttatatgaAGCAAGGAGTACTAAACTGAGGGCTTAAATATACAGGAAAAAACAAACTGAACAAGGAACAGGTGCAGTAATCAATCAGTAACTATGACAACAAATGAGGAAATCAACACAGGGAACTGAAATGAGCCTATCACAAACATAGAAGGAAAACTAATGGACCAAAACAAAATAGACatacatatttatgttttattttactaatcTATGTCTATATAATCTAAACAGATTTTGCTCAAAGCTATTTTACACTAGCTTTTACAGCGCCCCCTatagacagaaagataaatatgcataaaaaggAGGAGATGGGGAGGAGGAAGGATGCCGAAAGAAATAACAACAGAAGTGGTAAGAGGCTTGGATATTAATTGGAAGATTAGATGGGCGTACTCCTCCCGAAATTATGCTAAAAACTTCACTTGAATTTCCATCAATAAGACCTGTGGGTGCTTTATGGTGTTGTTATTTTCAGAGTGTGTGCGTACCCCGCAGCAGCCACAGCAGTCTCCACAGATGGTGCCGATGAGCCCGTTGATCACCTGGAAGGCACACAGACCGATCTGAACCAGACCAGTGATCAGCAGGATTGAGAACAGGGTCAGATGCCACGTGACGATATCGCCCGGACCTGCACATTCACTCCACAGCGTTCTGTTGGACAGGTAGTTTCTGAAAGAACCAAATCAGGTGATAGGTGTTAGATTACAGCTACTGGATTATCACTTGATTTCATTTCGTTTGATAATAAACACGCACCCGTCGACAAATGGGTAAGTGGCGTTAGTCGCGTCGACAGTGCCGTTGATTTGGTTAGTGAAGCACTTGGGCCCGTGGTTAATGGCCACACAAGACACGATAACGGAGTAAGCGGCGCCCACAGCTCCGGCCGCGGCGAACAGAATGGAGCTGAACATCTGGATTAAAAAACAAGCCAAATGTTAAAACTGAAACACAACATACTCTTATCTTTACTGTGTGTAATATGTCTGAATTTCCGAATACTTCTTCCCATTTCTTTAATTTGTTACAGCACAAATGGTGATTTTATATGGCATGTGTTGCGAAATTCATTGCAAGTAGTGTAATAGTGAGAATACAAATGCATATTTCTAATACTTCGCTCAGACAGGCCTTTTCTGGTGGGAATTCTCAAATGGCGGGAATAACGTGATCATTGTTTTGAGGAATGGTGTGAAAATGGCACTCAGATGGCACTTAGTTTTTTCTGTGTTCGAATTGAAGGAGAGTTTTCTCACCGCAAAACGTTTTCCGCAGCTCTCATTCCCACAGCAGCCGCAGCAGTCGTTGTTCTTCAAACCCAGGAAAACCAGCGCAGGGAAAATCATCTAAACAAAGACCAGCTCATTACTTAAAGAGCGCTTGCCTGTGAGGTCTTTTCTACAATAAATAAAGCCTtcagataaatataaaatagtgaaatacaaaataaaaaatttacaaagaattataaaaaattcaTAAGATTCATGAAACAGGAACAGAGCAAATTTCTG
This DNA window, taken from Carassius auratus strain Wakin chromosome 22, ASM336829v1, whole genome shotgun sequence, encodes the following:
- the tm4sf4 gene encoding transmembrane 4 L6 family member 4, with protein sequence MCSGNFAKCLGITLLPLAIICVICNIMLFFPGGTVAEESTDITDEVFYFGGILGSGVLMIFPALVFLGLKNNDCCGCCGNESCGKRFAMFSSILFAAAGAVGAAYSVIVSCVAINHGPKCFTNQINGTVDATNATYPFVDGNYLSNRTLWSECAGPGDIVTWHLTLFSILLITGLVQIGLCAFQVINGLIGTICGDCCGCCGSS